In a genomic window of Gossypium arboreum isolate Shixiya-1 chromosome 7, ASM2569848v2, whole genome shotgun sequence:
- the LOC108470142 gene encoding vestitone reductase-like — protein sequence MEGDKGTVCVTGGTGFIASWVIKSLLQEGYSVRTTVRADPENRRDLSFLTSLPGAAEKLKILSADLSDPNSFDAAIEGTKAVLHVATPVDFQNKESEEAITERSINGAVGILKACLRSKTVKRVVYTSSASTVVFNGQEMDMMDESFWTDVDFVRQKLSPNAHSYIISKTWTERAALEFGAQHGLDVVTVIPSFVVGPFICPKFPGSVRTSLALVLGNQSEYSFLLNFSMVHVDDVARAHIFLLEYPDAKGRYNCSSDTISLEKLSEFLGGKYPEFPIPSSESLGEIKGMKCPGLSSKKLLETGFEFKNGVEEMFDGAIQCCKERGYL from the exons ATGGAAGGAGATAAAGGAACAGTGTGTGTGACTGGAGGTACTGGGTTCATAGCTTCATGGGTCATCAAGAGCCTTCTTCAGGAGGGTTACTCTGTTCGTACAACTGTTAGGGCTGATCCAG AAAACAGAAGGGACCTTAGTTTCCTCACAAGTCTACCAGGAgcagccgaaaagctgaaaatcCTGAGTGCAGATCTTAGTGACCCCAACAGTTTCGATGCAGCCATTGAAGGAACCAAGGCAGTGCTCCATGTTGCCACTCCTGTCGATTTCCAAAACAAAGAATCTGAAGAAGCAATAACTGAGAGGTCAATAAATGGAGCAGTAGGCATCTTGAAGGCATGCTTAAGATCAAAAACAGTGAAGAGAGTTGTATATACTTCAAGTGCATCCACTGTTGTTTTCAATGGCCAAGAAATGGACATGATGGATGAGAGTTTCTGGACTGATGTGGATTTCGTTAGACAAAAATTAAGCCCAAACGCACATTCTTACATTATTTCTAAGACATGGACAGAAAGGGCGGCTCTTGAATTTGGTGCACAACATGGATTGGATGTGGTGACAGTGATTCCTAGTTTTGTTGTAGGCCCTTTCATATGCCCCAAGTTCCCTGGTTCAGTGCGCACATCATTGGCTCTGGTCTTAG GGAACCAATCTGAATATAGTTTCCTTCTGAATTTTTCAATGGTGCATGTTGATGACGTGGCAAGGGCACATATATTCCTGCTTGAATATCCAGATGCAAAAGGAAGATACAATTGTTCTTCCGACACCATAAGCCTTGAGAAGTTGTCTGAATTTCTTGGTGGCAAATACCCAGAGTTCCCAATTCCATCATCAGA ATCCTTGGGAGAAATCAAAGGTATGAAATGTCCTGGTTTGTCATCAAAGAAACTGTTGGAAACAGGTTTCGAATTCAAGAATGGGGTGGAGGAAATGTTTGATGGAGCCATTCAGTGCTGCAAGGAAAGAGGATATCTCTAG